Genomic DNA from Accipiter gentilis chromosome 37, bAccGen1.1, whole genome shotgun sequence:
GCTCCCCCGACCCCATAGACCCCATGCGCTCCCCCGACCCCATAGACCCCATGCGCTCCCCTGACCCCATAGACCCCATAGACTCCCCCGACCCCATAGACCCCATGCGCTCCCCCGACCCCATAGACCCCATAGGCTCCCCCGACCCCATAGACCCCATGCACTCCCCCGACCCCATAGACCTCTATGAACCCCGTAGATCCCCAACCCTTATAGCCCCTGTAGAGCCCACCGATCCCATACACCCCCACAGACCCCTACAGCCCCCTACAGCCCCCTACAGCCCCCCACAGACCACCACGGACCCCACAGACACCTAcagaccccccagacccccccccaaccccattaTGCCCCACAGGCACCACAGACCCCGTAGACCCCACAGCGCGCAGACTCCATATACCCCtacagccccccccgccccgaccccaTATGTCCCCGCAGACCCCAGACTCACGGCTCCACGGCCCTACGGCCCCCCCGACCCCCAACCCCAAAGACCCCAGAACCTACAGAACCCGCAACCCTATAGATCCCCAGCCCTATAGCCCCCCCAGCCCTAcagtgggggtgtgggggggccgCACAATGCGGCGCAGGGCGCGACGCGTGACCGGGGTGcagagcggggggggggctcagtgctgctgcatgcaggggacacacgcgtgtgcacatgCATCCCCCCCCGCCGAGCGTGCGATGTGTGTGCGGCTGggtctgcacccccccccccccaccccagctccaccagtgacaccagtgccGCGGactggggagggttgggggggggggaagttgggaGCGGCTGGGCCTCCCCATCGACCCAAAATAAGCTGGTTTCAGCCCAAAACCCGGGGGGGACTCAGAGCCCgacatgctggggggggggggggggctgcgtcaGGCGGGGGGGATGGGGGACCCCGAATTGCTGGGcggttggcgggggggggggggggctcacgcGTGCAATTGCACACGTCTCTCTGCGTGCCGACACGGGCTTGCACACCCACGACGCTCCCCGCGCGGCAGCAAGTTTGCACACGCGTGTCGCGTGGCCGAGCACACGCCCTCCGCGCACCCTCGCGTGTAGTGCTCGGCGCGCCTGTACGCGCGTGCACCGCACGCCCCTACGTGTGCGCTCTGCACGCCTGGGCACGCGTGCTCTGCGCGCCCTCACGCCTGTGCTCCGCTCGCCCTTGCACGTGTTCACGCACGGGTGCTCCTGCACGCCCGTGCAAGCGCGCTCCGCGCACCCGTAACGCCCGCGCCTTGCACGCCCGGGCACGCGTGCTCCGCGCACCTTGACGCGTGCGCTCTGCGTGCCTGGGCATACGTGCTCCGCATGCCTTCGCACGTGTGCTCTGCACACCCTGCCCGCACGCTCCACACGACCGCGGCTGGGCGCACGCCCCGTACGCCCCTGCACGTGTGCTCTGCACACCCGTGCACACGCACTCTGCGTGCGTGCCCCCCGCACGCCTTCGCGTGCGCCGCTCCTAACCCCCGCAGCCGCCCGCTCCGTGCGCCCTCGCGCGCGCACGCCACGTGCCCTCGCACGCGCGCCCTGCGCGCCCTCGCGTGCGCCCGCTGCGCCCCCCGCCCAAAAGTCTTCGCCCCTCTCGACCCCGTGCCAGCGGGGGGAGGCACGATGCCCCACGCTCGCGGGGCCGCGGTGCCGATGCCGGTGCCGATGCCGGCGCTGGAGCCGGTGCGCGGCCGCCCAGCGCCCGATCGATCGGCGCGAGAGTTGCATCTTGTCACAATAATTTATTGCTCTCATCCCGCCTGATCGATGCTGGGAATTAGCGCCCGGCTTTTGGCGTTACCCTCCGCgacgccccccccccggcacccacggCACCACCGGGACCCTCTGGCACCACCGGGATGCTCTGGCACCCGCCGGCGCCCCTGGTACCCCCCAGCCTCGAGCACCGCCAGGGCCACTCGCCCCTCCGCCGCCTCCGGTGCCAAGTCGGTGCCGTGTCAACAGCCGGCACCGGGGCGCTGCCGGAGCCCCCTCCACCCTGCGCCGCAGCCGAACCCCAAAACAGCCGGTGCCCTGCTCCCCCCAACCAGCACCTCATCGGCGCGCCGGCATCTCGGCTTTGCGCCGGCATCTTGGCCCTGCACCGCTTTTGCTTTGCGCCAGCACCGCGGCTTCGCACCGGTGCTTCGGCTTTACACCAGCATCTTGCTTACGCACCGGCATCTTGGCTTTACCCCATCACCTTGGCCTTGCGCCGGTGCTTTGGTTTTGCATCGCCGCTGCGGCTTTGCACCAGCGCTTTGCCTTTACGCCGGCATCTCGGCCTTGCACCGGCATCTTGCTTTAGCGCCAGCGCCTCGGTGTTGCACCGGCATCTTGGCTTTGCATCGGTGCCTCGGCTTTACACCGGCATTTTGGCTGCGCGTCGTCAACTTGCCTTTACGCCGGCATTCTGGCGTTGCACCGGCATCTCGCCTTTGCTCCGGTTTCTTGGCTTTACACCTCTGCGGCTTCGCACCGGCGCTTCGGCTTTACACCGGCATCTTGCCTTTGCACCACTTGCCCTTTGCGCCTCCACCACCGACCCAccgtccccctccccaccttttttcccccccaaaacacGAACAAGCCGCCGGCACGTGAGCGAAGGGCGCGGGTCCCCCTGGGtcctgggtgggggtggggggggggtcacaccCGCCGGTTCCCCCCctctgcggcggcggcggcggcgtgtcGGGCCGCACACGCGAAACGCTTAAATAAAAGTGGCGTCAGGAATAAAGTGGCTCCAAATGAAGAAATATggagccggggccggcggcggcaccgCGGCGCAGCCGGGAATTCTCCATCTCGCGCCCGGGGGAcccccggggccgcgggggcTGGCGAGGGGTCCGTGACGGCCGTGGGCCCTATGGGGACCTATGGGCCCTATGGGGACGTATgggcccggccggtggccggggGTCGAGGGTCGCCCGTCACGGTTCGACCCGGCGTGTCGCACGCTCGCGTGCACGGCTTGGTGCcgagcgcggggcgggggggtgagggCGCGTGTCGCGGGTGGGGTTCGGCCGCACGCGCGCGTGCGTGCGCCGGGCACTCCCCACgggtgtgcacacgcgtgtgcgaggGGACGCCTGCCCGCTGTCACCAACGCGCCGCCCGTTACGTTGATTAATTCGCACCTTAACGGCCTCTGCCGGGTAGGGGGGGTCCTATGAAACGGGGTCCCCCATGGGGGTCAGCGCTGAGCCGCCCCCCCTCTcccttgcacacgcgtgtgcccacccccaccccccccccctcctccgccccaCGCGTGCAGGCGTCGCCCCGCCGCATTAATCACCCGGTAATGGCTAATTacggcggccccgcccccccctcccctgctctctcaccaccccccccccccgccccacccccccccactctCCCGGGAGCCGCCGAGCGCAAACAGCCCCCGGCCACGCGTGTTCGCGGCGCGGCGGGACCGGAtccgcccggcggcggcagcgcttTGATGTGGCGGCCCCCGggccccccctctcctcccccccccccccccaccaggaccccccccctccgccaccaCCCCAAGGGCACGAGGCCGCCATAGGGACCCGCTCCTGGCACCGGCACCGGCCCCTATACAGGGGCCATATGGACGCGCTGCTATCGCCGTCCCCATCCCCTATGCACCGTCCATACGGTCCCCCGATCCCCTATGCACCATCCACACAGTCCCCCCATCCCCTATGCACCGTCCATACGGTCCCCCCCATCCCCTATGCACGGTCTGTACAGTCCTCCCATCCCCTATGCACCGTGCATACGGTCCCCCCATCCCCTATGCACGGTCTGTATGGTCCCCCCATCCCCTATGCACCATCCATAGGGTCCCCCCATCCCCTATGCACAGTCTGTACAGTTGCCCCATCCCCTATGCACCATCCACACAGTTCCCCATCCCCTATGCACGGTACCCCCATCCCCTATGCACTGTCCATATGGTCCCCCGATCCCCTATGCACAGTCCGTACGGTCCTCCCATCCCCTATGCACAGTCTGTACAGTTGCCCCATCCCCTATGCACCATCCACACGGTTCCCCATCCCCTATGCACGGTCCCCCCATCCCCTATGCACTGTCCATACGGTCCCCCTGTCCCCTATGCACCATCCACATGGTCCCCCATCCCCTATGCACGGTCTGTACAGTGCCCCCATCCCCTATGCACCGTCCATACGGTCCCCCCATCCCCTATGCACGGTCTGCACAGTCCCTCCATCCCCTATGCACGGTCCGTACGGACCCACTGCTGTTGCCGTCTGCATCCCTTATGCACGGTACGTATGGCACACTGCTATCACCATCCCCGTCCCCTATGCACAGTCCGTAGCCTCATCCCCTACGCCATGGTCTGCACGGACGCGCTGCTACCGCCGTCCCCTATGCACGGTACATATGGACACACCGCTATCGCCATCCCTGTTCCCTACGCACGGTCTGTATGGACATGCGGCTGTCGCTGTCACGTTCCCCTATGCACGGTATGTATGGACACACTCCTATCACCGTCACCAGCCCCTATTCCCGGTCCATGCGGACACGCTCCTGTCCCCGTCGGCTCCATAGGGTCCGCAGGGACGTGTTCCTGCCGCCGGCCGTAGGATGCTGCAGCAGCCCTCAACATAGGTGCATCCCGGCGGCCACAGTATAGAGACACCTATACGGTGCGTACGCTGCCTTTGCGGGAAAATGTAGAGACGGGGGCTCCTGCATCGATGCCAGTGCCCTAACAGCCTGCACGTACATATATAGGGGATGGGATATTCCCTCTGTAGCCATCCCTATAGGATGTCTACACTTAAGCTGTCTATATGGACGCATCTCATACAGACCCAACATACAGCGGCTGCTCTGCTCCCGCAGCTGGCTATAGCTGAATTATATAGGGGACACGTTTCCTGCACAGATCTCCTGGCTCTCGGCTGTTGTTTCTGCAGAAATACCTATAGATGCATTATATAAATACTATGGCTATACAGGGACGTGTGGTACTGGCTATGCTCTCTCACCTCGGTGTGTTTGCACGGCACGTATAGGCACGGCGCTTGTGCTGCCCGCGGGATGTCATCCCTCTGCAAATAGCTATAGGGTATGACTCCTATAGCGATATCTCCATTTATGCTGTTTATTCAGAGCGCAGGCAGAGGCACTACGGAGAGTCGGTGTCCTCTATAGAGGGATGTATAGCTGCTGTGGGCATTTAGCTTCATCGTccccttaaaaatatatttatataggcAAGCTTCCTCTATAGGCTGATGCTGTTTCTATACCGCTATCAATATTTACAGAGCGTGTGCTAATACACGGCACACACAGGCTGCTCGTCCTCTTCAGTATATACTGCTGCATTTCCCCTATAGACGCGCCGTACGGACCCCTCGTGCCGGTGCCGGTGTCGCCGCGTCCCTGCAGAGCTCCGGCCGTGCGGGCTCGCCTGGCGGGGCCGTATACCGCTATACGGTGGGGCTGTATATCTGCACGTAGCGGGGCTGTCCATGGCTGTATAGCGGGGCTGTGTACCGCTGCGCGGTGGGGCTGTTTACACCTATACGGTGGGGATGCGTGTCTATACATACCGGGGCCACGTAGCTCTATATGGCGGGGCCGCGTAGATGGTGCCGTCCATACGCACCATCCATACCATCCATACGTACGTTCTATACGGGTGCTACAGGGGCACCCACACCCCCATCGGGGTGCCAGCTCCCCTGGCAGCTTGGAGCCAAAATCGACCCCGTGCTCACACGCGTGTCTATCTTTGCACACCCATGCACGGTGCAGCTCCGGCGTGCTCGGCATCGCACGGCATTACACACCCGTCCCCGGCGTTGCACGCCCTTGCACGCCCGTGCCCGGCGTTGCAGGACCCTGCGCACGCGTGCCCACCTTTGCACGCCCTTGCATGCCCATCCCCGGCACTGCACGCCCTTGCACACCCGTCCCTGGCGTTGCACACCCATCGCTGCCGTTGCAGGACCCTGCGCACGTGTGCCCACCTTTGCACGCCCTTGCATGCCCATCCCCGGCATTGCACGCCCTTGCACACCCGTCCCTGGCGTTGCACACCCATCACCGCCGTTGCAGGACCCTGCGCACGCGTGCCCACCTTTGCACGCCCTTGCACACCCGTGCCACGCGTGGGGACCCCCTTGCCCCCGCCGGGGCACGCCGGGGCGCACCGGGCACGCTGGCATAGGTGGCGGggtcgtgcccccccccccaattctcccccccccccaattctccccccccccaattcctctccccccccccccatcttttctccccccccccccccggccgggggcgGCCCCTCGTTATCCTGCCGGGGCCGGCGGATCAAAGCGGCCCCATTGATCCCCGCATCgatccgggccgggccgggccgggctgggggggccgggggggggccggggggggggccgggccgcgctccCATCGCCGCGGGTCATGAAACAACGAGCCCAGGCGGGCCGGCGGCCGGGCGCTAATTGGGGCCATGAATAatgcagggggcggggggggggggctgggccgtgggaaagggggggggcggggaggggaggggggggagggggggcagggtaaatcagcacacacacccccccccccccgccatccccgtgCGGCCCACGCGTGGGCATGTTTGTATGGGGGgagtgtggggtggggggggcacttGAGTGTGTAGGGGTGTCGGTGAAGGATCTCAATGTGTAGGGGATGTATGTGCAGGGAGTGAGCATATAGGGGTGCACGTGAAGGATCTGAATGTATAGGGGTGTCCCTGAAGGATCTGAATGTATAGGGGTGTCAGTGAAGGATCTGAATGTGTAGGGGATGTATGTGCAGGGAGTGAGCATATAGGGGTGCATGTGAGGGATCTGAATGTATAGGGGTGCACGTGAAGGATCTGAATGTGTAGGGGTGTCCCTGAAGGATCTGAATGTGTAGGGGTGTCGGTGAAGGATCTGAATGTGTAGGGGATGTATGTGCAGGGAGTGAGCATATAGGGGTGTCCGTGAAGGATCTGAATGTATAGGGGTGCACGTGAAGGATCTGAATGGATAGGGGATGTATGTGCAGGGAGTGAGCATATAGGGGTGCACGTGAAGGATCTGAATGTGTAGGGGTGTCGGTGAAGGATCTGAATGGATAGGGGATGTATGTGCAGGGCGTGAGCATATAGGGGTGCACGTGAAGGATCTGAATGTATTGGGGTGTCCCTGAAGGATCTGAATGTGTAGGGGTGTCTGCGAAGGATCTGAATGTGTAGGGGATGTATGTGCAGGGAGTGAGCATATAGGAGTGTACGTGAAGGATCTGAATGTATAGGGGTGTATGCGCAGGATCTGAGGGTATAGGGGATGTATGTGCGGGGAGCAAGGGTATAGAGGTGTACGTGCACGGATTGAGCATATAGGGGTGTCCGTGAAGGATCTGAATGTATAAGGGTGTACGTGAAGTGGGTGAGCGTATAGGGGATGTATGTGTGGGGACTGAGCGTATAGGGGTGTACGTGCAGGGGCTGAGCATACAGGGGTGTCCGTGAAGGATCTAAATGTATAGGGGATGTATGCGCAGGGACTGAGCATATAAGGGCGTATGTGAAGGATCTGAGGGTATAGGGGTGTACGTGCAGGGGCTGAGCATATAGGGGGGGTATATAAAGGATCTGAGCATATAGGGGTGTATATAAAAGATCCGAGCATATAGGGGTGTCCGTGTCGGGGTGTGTGCACGCCGCGCTGCCCCTCTGCGCAGGGGCTGtgtacggggagggggggggtcgtCGGTGTGTGTGTAGGGTGTGTGCACAGCGCGTATGCGGTGTGCGTTTAGGGGACACGTCTGCAGGGACAAGGGGTGCGCATGACCGTACGTGCAAGGGATGTCCGTGGAGCATATGCGCCTGAGGTGTGTATAAGGTGCGTGTCGTATGTATAGGGACGTATGCGGCATGTCTCGGTGCGTGTCTCAGGGCTGTCCGCGTGTCTCGGTGCGTGTGCTGTGCGTGTCAGGGTTTGTGTGTAAGGAGAGggtatggggggggggagtgtgtgtaaGGGGGGGGTATGTGTATGAGGGAGAGGTATATGTGTAGGAGGGAGGCGTGTATAAAGGAAACGTGTGTAAGGGACGTACGTGCGCGAAGTGGTGTACGgaggtggtgtgtgtgtgtgtaacggAGGTGTACAAGCGTGTGAGGGAGGGGCGCGTGTGCCAGTGTATAAGGGACTGTGTATAAGGGACACGTACACATGTGTAGGGGAAGGCGAGCGCGGGTGGTGGAAGTATGATGGGGGGGGGTGCGTAAGGGGCACGTACACATGTGTAAGGGTGGTGTATACGTGCGTAGAGGGGCTTGTGTGTATAGGGGATGGGCGTATAAAGGATGTGTGTATAGGGGATGTGTGTATAGGGGATGGGCATATAAAGGATGTGTGTATAGGGGATGTGTGTATAAAGGATGTGTGTATAGAGGATGGGCGTATAAAGGATGTGTGTATAGGGGATGTGTGTATAGAGGATGTGTGTATAGGGGATGTGTGTATAGGGGATGGGCGTATAAAGGATGTGTGTATAGGGGATGTGTGTATAGGGGATGGGCGTATAAAGGATGTGTGTATAGGGGATGTGTGTATAAAGGATGTGTGTATAGGGGATGTGTGTATAGGGGATGTGTGTATAGGGGATGGGCGTATAAAGGATGTGTGTATAGGGGATGTGTGTATAGGGGATGGGCGTATAAAGGATGTGTGTATAGGGGATGTGTGTATAGAGGATGTGTGTATAGGGGATGTGTGTATAGGGGATGGGCGTATAAAGGATGTGTGTATAGGGGATGTAAGGGCAGTGTgtagaggggccggggggggtcgCGTGTGTGCGAGGGCCGAGCGCGGGCGTAGGTGCCGGCAGCGGGCGGGTGGGATATGTGTGCATAGGGGATCGCGCGTTTCATGGATGTGCATATAAGGGCTGCGTGTATAGTGTGTGGGGGGGAGGGATGCGTGTGCGAAGGCCGCGTGCGGGCGTAGGTGCCGGCAGCGGGCGGGTGGCCGCGGGCCGCAATTCCCAGCGCTGCTCGTTAGTGCCGGCTTCGGGAGCCGCCGCCGAGTTGAAAGCACCAAAACCCGAATCAAAACTAACAAGGAAACGAGCAGCTGccggggggcaaggggggggggggtgggggggggggagaaaggggggggggctgggggggtgtgggggtgtggggatCCTCCCCAGGCCCTAAATCCTGCCCTGCGCCCCATCCCTGCGCCCCCAAGTCCTCCCTgcgcccccaaatcccccccacacccctaaatcctcccctgcaccccgcccctgcacccccaaatcctccctgtGTCCCCAAATCCTCCCTGCGCCCCCAAATCCTCCCTGTGCCCCATCCccacacccccaaatccccccatccccgcatccctctcccttcctgctccccccccaccgcGCCTCCCCCAGCAAGGCTGCGCCCCCAAACCCTCCcgtcgccccccccccgccccttgcagGTGTGACCCGCGCCATGGACTGCAGCTGCGTCTCCGACCTGCTCCTCACCTCCCCGGTGCCGGCCCTCTGGACCCCAGGTACGCCGCGGTGCCGTGGACACgtggaattgggggggggggggggcacggacgCCGTTGGGGACCCCGCTGTACCCCCGTttcgcccccaccaccaccagcaccggCTCCCCCTTCCCTGTACACAGCGCGGCCCCCCCACTTGTGACTGGTGGCAACACGCGTGGACCTCGGCCGGGGAACCCTGCTCTCACCGGGGACCACGGGGACGTCGTCCAGGGCACCTCGATGTCACCCGGGACCCCCAGGGACATCGTTCCAggcaccccccccctccccaatctgGGGAACCCCGCTGCCACCTGGGGCCCACGGGGATACTGTCCTGGGCACCCCGCTGTTCCCCAAAACCCTCTCCCCGGCTCCTTGGGTCACCATCTACCGTCCCCCAtcacgcagccccccccccccccatggtcCGTCACCCACCCACGGTCTGTcaccgtcccgtcccccccccccccccactacggCAGGCTTCGCCTTCCCGGACTGGGCGTACAAACCGGAGTCGAGCCCGGGTTCACGGCAGATCCAACTCTGGCACTTCATCCTGGAGCTGCTGCGGAAGGAGGAATACCGGGAGGTGATCGCTTGGCAGGGCGACTACGGCGAGTTCGTCATCAAGGACCCTGACGAGGTGGCCCGGCTTTGGGGGGTCCGCAAGTGCAAGCCCCATATGAACTACGACAAGCTCAGCCGGGCCCTcaggtgagcccccccccccccccccagaggacccccaaattccccccctgGGTGCCCCGTCTGTGCCCGTGGGGCAACTTGTTGCTGGTGACAAAGGCAGCGGGTGCTGGGGGTTAGTGGCAGCGGAGCTGGGGGATGCCAGGGGCATaggaggtgctggggggcacTGGAGATGCTGGGCGGtactggggatgctgggggtaCCGGAGGTGCTGGGGGGCAATGGGGGTGGTGGGTGGTCCCGGAGGGCACTAGGGGGTAGTGGGGTGGACCAGGGTGCACTGGGGATGTTGGAggataccgggggggggggggggggtggcactggggataGCGGGCATGCTGGCCGTCCTGGGGGTCACCGGGGACCCCTCCCCGGCGCGCCCCCAgccccgcatccccccccccaggtactACTACAACAAGCGTATCCTGCACAAGACCAAGGGCAAACGCTTCACCTACAAGTTCAACTTCAGCAAGGTGGTGCTGGTCAACTACCCGCTGCTGGACGTGGCCGGCGGGGCCCCGCTGCTGCTGGCAACTTCAGCAAGGTGGTGCTGGTCAACTACCCGCTGCTGGACGTGGCCGGCGGGGCCCCGCTGCTGCTGGCCCCCGGACCCTTccccggggggggacacggccccGACTGCGCCCCGCTCACCCCCGAGGTACGAGGTGGAGAAGGAGGCGCAAGGAGGTGGTGGGGGTCTCCGCCCGGAGCCCCCCTCGCCCCCCGCTCACTCCCCCCCGATGCCTCCACAGACGCTGCAGTCGCTCTTCTGCGGCCCTCGCCCCGCCGACCCCCCCGGCCGACCCCCCCTCTTCGAGCGGCAGCCCGAGGCCGAGAAGCTTCGACTGGAGGCGGCCATGCCCTTCCTGGGCTCCGGTGAGCCGGGGGCGCGATGGGGACCGGGGGGTGGCAGCGGGGACCCCGGTACCGACCCGGGAAGGCGGCGGGGACCCCAGCCCCACCGCCACTCAGCACCGGGGGGGCCGAGAGAGGGGCCCAATCCCCCCTAACACTGACACCCCCGTGCCCCACAGGTCTCTCCGGTTACTCGAAGGCACCGGCGCTTCTGGGGGCGTACGGGCGGCCGCCGGTGCCCGAGTAcccctggggctggggtccctATGTGCCcggggctctgccactgccggcCTCCAAGCTGCCCGCCGCTCTCTACCCGCCGCCCTTCtacccgccgctgccgccgccgccaccgccgccacccgccgccgccgctgctccgCCGctgccgggaccgggaccgggaccagaGCGGCCGCTGGAGCCGGGTTCGGACTCGGAGCTGGAGGTGacggacggcggcggcggcggcagctcgGGGGACGaggccggcagcccccccccgccgccgctgctgccccccccgccaccgccgccccccgccggccgTGGCAAGGGTCCGGCACGCAGCTGAGTGCCCAGCGCGGAAAGCGGGggaccctgaccccccccaggatggtgggggggacacacaccaccGCCTGGACCCCCCAGGATCCAGGGGGGGGCCTGGCAGACAGAGCCTGACCCCCCCCCAAGATGGGGGGGGACCCCACCGTCCGGCCCTAGACCCCCCAGGATCCGGGGAGGGGTCCCAGCATCCAGGCCCTgaccccctgcaccccatgggGGCATAGGGCCCGGGGGGGCCCTAACCCCCACCCCAtgggggacagagctgggggggggggggagtccagACCCCCCACGCCCCTCGAGCGTGGACCCAGGTGTCCACGCTGTTCGGGGGGGGCCCGCGGCCCCCCCttttttaatcccccccccccttccccgcccgccACTGGAAGTGCAATATtgtctgtgccccccccccccgtgcccctgcTTGTGCGTCGTTGTGATGGAGGAACgagccccctgcccaccccccgcgtccccccccccTGTAAATACAGCCCCCAGCGTGTGTACGAggcggcccccccgccgccccccccggcggCTGCTCAAGCAATAAAGTCACCTCGCTCGGCCTCGCCTCCGCCtctgggggggggcacggggggaccCAGGCGACTGAGGGGgccccgccgtgccccccccctCAAAAAGGACCAAGTGGGGCAGAAGCAACAACAGTTTATTTGGCAGTGTCCCAGATTCTTTGGtttcccccacacacccccccccaaaccccgtcCTGGGCTCTTTGGGGGGGACCCCCCGGCCCAGCACCTGCTCagagcagtggggggggggggtctggggtccctgtggcagcaGGGGGGGGCCGCCTCAGGGCCCCCCATTTTCTgtacaaaggttaaaaaaacccaaccagcccCCCCCCACGGCTCGGGAgggctcccccgctgcccccaccccgctgcagtcccatatatatatatatatttatataaaatccCAGCAAAtgtataaaaacaaaagaaacagcttgggggtgggggaggcacaGGGCCCCCCCAGACCGGTACCAGGGAAGGCGGGGTGCCCCCGGCGGCGCGGTGCTACATGCGAGTCGGGATACGGCACCGCGGCCCCGAGCTGCTGCCCCAcagcatggggtggggggggtgggggggcccgaATCCACCGCAGGGGGGGCCTAGTGGGGGAAAGAGGCAGAAAGCGGTCAGCGAGCCCGGGATGTGACTCGCTGCGCGCCCCACATGAATCACGTACCCCACAGCACAAGGCggcccccttctccccctcccacccc
This window encodes:
- the ERFL gene encoding ETS domain-containing transcription factor ERF-like; translated protein: MDCSCVSDLLLTSPVPALWTPGFAFPDWAYKPESSPGSRQIQLWHFILELLRKEEYREVIAWQGDYGEFVIKDPDEVARLWGVRKCKPHMNYDKLSRALRYYYNKRILHKTKGKRFTYKFNFSKVVLVNYPLLDVAGGAPLLLAPGPFPGGGHGPDCAPLTPETLQSLFCGPRPADPPGRPPLFERQPEAEKLRLEAAMPFLGSGLSGYSKAPALLGAYGRPPVPEYPWGWGPYVPGALPLPASKLPAALYPPPFYPPLPPPPPPPPAAAAAPPLPGPGPGPERPLEPGSDSELEVTDGGGGGSSGDEAGSPPPPPLLPPPPPPPPAGRGKGPARS